In Salmo salar chromosome ssa03, Ssal_v3.1, whole genome shotgun sequence, a single genomic region encodes these proteins:
- the LOC106600706 gene encoding RNA-binding protein FUS, with amino-acid sequence MVLSLHPRAVSPTALGATTTTVVVVSHHRAATTSSRPTLDMDKGSLLLHSLLPVAMATTPSPLATGSSSRRVGAGAAMGARAEVATGAVALDRVGLMGVSGGQQQPGGAPYSQAPSYSSPPPQSYGQQTKYSQGGGGYRGNSPPMGGGGGGGYGGSDGGYGDSGGRGRGERGGGFRGRGDGDRGFDRGGGQRGTGGMGMGDRGGFNKFGGPRDQGPGGPSSMEDQDNSDNNTIFVQGMGDGYTVDSVADFFKQIGIIKINKKTGLPMINLYTDRETGKLKGEATVSFDDPPSAKAAIDWFDGKDFKGNPIKVSFATRRADFGVGRGGAGGMRGGRGGEAEFGGPMGRGGFGGGRGGGGGGLSGDNGGRGNGGQQRAGDWKCSNPVCGNLNFSWRNECNQCKSSKPEGAGGGMSPMDGGGGFGGDRGGRGGFDRGGFRGRGGDRGGFRGGRGGGGDRGGFGPGKMDGRGEHRQDRRDRPY; translated from the exons ATGGTTCTCAGCCTCCATCCCAGGGCGGTCAGCCCTACAGCTCTGGGGgctacaacaacaacagtagtagtagtcagccaCCACAGAGCGGCTACAACCAGCAGTCGTCCTACTCTGGATATGGACAAGGGCAGTCTGCTGCTGCACAGTCTTCTACCAG TAGCTATGGCAACAACTCCCAGCCCTCTAGCTACGGGCAGCAGCAGTCGCAGAGTGGGGGCGGGGGCAGCTATGGGAGCCAGAGCGGAAGTGGCTACGGGGGCAGTGGCGTTGGACAGAGTGGGGCTTATGGGGGTCAGCGGGGGTCAGCAGCAGCCCGGGGGGGCTCCCTACAGCCAGGCCCCCAGCTACAGCTCACCCCCACCCCAGAGCTACGGCCAGCAGACCAAGTACAGTCAGGGGGGTGGAG GATACAGAGGCAACTCTCCACCAatgggaggagggggtggaggagggtatGGTGGCTCGGACGGAGGCTACGGAGATAGTGGAGGGCGAGGCCGTGGAGAAAGGGGAGGCGGCTTTAGGGGTCGCGGGGATGGTGACCGAGGATTTGACCGAGGTGGCGGACAAAGAGGCACAGGCGGCATGGG AATGGGCGATCGTGGAGGATTCAATAAGTTTGGTG GACCGAGAGACCAGGGACCTGGTGGGCCCAGCTCCA TGGAAGACCAGGATAACTCTGACAACAACACCATCTTCGTGCAAGGCATGGGAGATGGCTATACTGTTGATTCTGTGGCTGACTTCTTCAAGCAGATCGGCATCATCAAG ATCAATAAGAAGACTGGTCTGCCCATGATCAACCtgtatacagacagagagacagggaagctGAAGGGCGAGGCCACTGTGTCCTTTGACGACCCCCCTTCTGCCAAAGCTGCCATCGACTGGTTTGATG ggaaggaCTTCAAAGGGAACCCCATCAAGGTGTCCTTTGCGACCCGCAGGGCGGACTTCGGAGTAGGACGGGGTGGGGCTGGCGGCatgagaggaggacgaggaggtgagGCAGAGTTTGGTG gGCCGATGGGTCGTGGCGGGTtcggaggtggtagaggtggtggtggtggtggtctctcTGGCGACAACGGTGGCCGTGGCaatggaggacagcagagagctggagaCTGGAAGTGTTCCAACCC GGTGTGTGGGAACCTGAACTTTTCGTGGAGGAATGAGTGTAACCAGTGCAAGTCCTCCAAACCAGAGGGGGCCGGAGGTGGCATGTCTCCTATGGATGGAGGCG GAGGTTTCGGTGGAGACAGAGGAGGTCGTGGGGGTTTTGACCGTGGGGGATTCCGGGGCCGAGGGGGTGACAGAGGTGGATTCCGAGGCGGACGCGGAGGCGGAGGCGACAGGGGTGGATTTGGACCAGGCAAGATGGATGGAAG GGGTGAACACAGACAGGACCGCAGAGACAGGCCCTACTAG